In Canis aureus isolate CA01 chromosome 12, VMU_Caureus_v.1.0, whole genome shotgun sequence, a genomic segment contains:
- the GJA5 gene encoding gap junction alpha-5 protein: MGDWSFLGEFLEEVHKHSTVIGKVWLTVLFIFRMLVLGTAAESSWGDEQADFQCDTMQPGCGNVCYDQAFPISHIRYWVLQIIFVSTPSLVYMGHAMHTVRMQEKRKLREAERAKEARGAGSYEYPVAEKAELSCWEEVNGRIVLQGTLLNTYVCSILIRTTMEVAFIVGQYLLYGIFLDTLHVCRRSPCPHPVNCYVSRPTEKNVFIVFMLAVAALSLFLSLAELYHLGWKKLRQRFVKSGQGMAECQLPGPSAGIVQNCTPPPDFNQCLENGPGGKFFNPFSNKMASQQNTDNLATEQVQGQEPIPGEGFIHIRYAQKPEVPNGASPGHRLPHGYQSDKRRLSKASSKARSDDLSV, from the coding sequence ATGGGTGACTGGAGCTTCCTGGGCGAGTTCCTGGAGGAAGTACACAAGCACTCCACAGTGATAGGCAAGGTCTGGCTCACTGTCCTTTTCATATTCCGCATGCTGGTGCTGGGCACAGCTGCCGAGTCATCCTGGGGGGATGAGCAGGCAGATTTCCAGTGTGATACCATGCAGCCTGGCTGTGGGAATGTCTGCTACGACCAAGCCTTCCCCATCTCTCACATCCGCTACTGGGTGCTGCAGATCATCTTCGTGTCCACACCATCTTTGGTGTACATGGGCCACGCCATGCACACGGTGCGCATGCAGGAGAAGCGGAAGCTGCGGGAGGCTGAGAGGGCCAAAGAGGCCCGGGGCGCTGGCTCTTACGAGTACCCAGTGGCGGAGAAGGCAGAGCTGTCCTGCTGGGAAGAAGTGAATGGAAGGATTGTCCTCCAGGGCACTCTGCTCAACACCTATGTCTGCAGTATCCTGATCCGCACTACCATGGAGGTGGCCTTCATTGTGGGCCAGTACCTTCTCTATGGGATCTTCCTGGACACACTGCATGTCTGCCGCAGgagtccctgcccccaccccgtcAACTGTTATGTATCCCGGCCCACAGAGAAGAATGTCTTCATTGTCTTCATGCTGGCTGTGGCTGCACTATCCCTCTTCCTCAGCCTGGCTGAACTCTACCACCTGGGCTGGAAGAAGCTCAGACAGCGCTTTGTCAAGTCTGGGCAGGGCATGGCTGAGTGTCAGCTTCCTGGACCCTCGGCTGGCATAGTCCAGAACTGCACACCACCCCCTGACTTCAATCAGTGTCTGGAAAATGGCCCTGGGGGGAAATTCTTCAATCCCTTCAGTAACAAGATGGCTTCCCAGCAGAACACAGACAATCTGGCCACTGAGCAGGTGCAAGGCCAGGAGCCAATTCCTGGGGAGGGTTTCATTCATATCCGTTATGCCCAGAAGCCTGAGGTACCTAATGGAGCCTCCCCAGGTCACCGCCTTCCCCATGGCTATCAGAGCGACAAGCGCCGTCTCAGCAAGGCCAGCAGCAAGGCCAGGTCAGATGATCTATCAGTGTGA